From Dermatophagoides farinae isolate YC_2012a chromosome 10, ASM2471394v1, whole genome shotgun sequence, a single genomic window includes:
- the Spec2 gene encoding CDC42 small effector protein Spec2 — MSELWIQCFTCGIVANNRPQTTRRRIDRSMIGNPTNFRHTAHVGGSGDMSNHIRTIQNQMASKGGYDYAMPVKVSIPVVDVKN; from the exons ATGAGCGAATTGTGGATTCAATGTTTTACTTGTGGTATAGTTGCCAATAATCGACCACAAACAACG CGACGACGAATTGATCGTTCGATGATTGGAAATCCCACCAATTTCCGGCATACGGCTCATGTTGGCGGCTCTGGTGACATGTCCAATCAT ATTCGAACaatacaaaatcaaatggcTTCCAAAGGTGGCTATGATTATGCAATGCCTGTCAAAGTATCGATACCAGTTGTTGATgtcaaaaattga